One Fuerstiella marisgermanici DNA window includes the following coding sequences:
- a CDS encoding HD domain-containing phosphohydrolase has translation MSEPKILFVDDDSKILSAIDRHLSDDFDLYTADGPSAGLRMVDEDGPFAVVISDMRMPGMTGVEMLKIIRQKSPDTVRVMLTGYADLNSTIEAVNEGNIFRFLSKPCSMETMAATVSDGIRQYQLVTAERELLECTLKGSVKVLFDVLGIVNPIAFGRASRVKRIAMALAASLGAGNLWEIEIAAMMSALGCITLSESTLRKIMNGQELDALERVAFDQHPAIGKSLLGNIPRLSDVARIVGYQEKCFDGTGAPAEGIRGTDIPLGARILKVCLDFDSHEARTKNKVEALDLLKEDAHKYDPDVLNAFEAAFKQLFSASLMKLNVCQLRTGMVVSEDILNKSGGLLVGRGQEITRSMIGILSKMASNNNVKEPIYVFTTA, from the coding sequence ATGAGTGAGCCCAAAATTCTTTTCGTCGACGACGATTCCAAAATTTTGAGTGCGATCGATCGTCATCTGTCGGACGATTTTGATCTGTACACTGCGGATGGACCATCTGCTGGCCTGAGAATGGTTGACGAAGATGGCCCATTCGCCGTTGTTATCTCCGACATGCGGATGCCGGGGATGACAGGCGTCGAGATGCTCAAGATTATCAGACAGAAATCTCCGGACACCGTTAGAGTCATGCTGACGGGCTATGCAGATCTGAACTCCACCATTGAAGCGGTCAACGAAGGAAACATCTTTCGTTTCCTCTCCAAGCCGTGCTCAATGGAAACTATGGCTGCCACCGTTAGTGACGGAATTCGACAATATCAACTCGTGACGGCTGAGCGGGAATTGCTTGAATGCACGCTGAAGGGCAGTGTCAAAGTACTGTTTGACGTGTTGGGAATCGTCAATCCCATTGCCTTCGGGCGTGCGTCTCGAGTGAAGAGAATTGCCATGGCTCTCGCAGCATCACTGGGCGCGGGCAACCTTTGGGAGATCGAGATTGCCGCGATGATGTCCGCCCTGGGTTGCATCACTCTGTCTGAATCGACCTTAAGAAAAATCATGAACGGTCAGGAACTGGACGCGTTGGAACGTGTGGCGTTTGACCAGCACCCTGCCATCGGGAAAAGCCTTCTAGGCAACATACCGCGACTGTCCGACGTCGCACGAATCGTTGGCTATCAGGAAAAGTGCTTTGACGGCACCGGGGCACCTGCGGAGGGCATTCGTGGCACGGACATACCGCTCGGTGCAAGAATCCTAAAGGTGTGTCTCGACTTTGACAGTCATGAAGCACGTACAAAAAACAAAGTCGAAGCGTTGGACCTTCTAAAAGAAGACGCTCACAAGTATGACCCTGACGTCCTGAACGCATTCGAAGCAGCATTCAAGCAGCTGTTTTCGGCCAGCCTGATGAAGTTAAACGTGTGCCAGCTACGTACGGGAATGGTGGTGTCCGAGGACATCCTGAACAAGTCCGGCGGATTACTTGTCGGGCGGGGTCAGGAAATTACCAGATCGATGATCGGCATTCTGTCGAAGATGGCGAGCAATAATAACGTCAAAGAACCGATATATGTTTTCACAACAGCCTGA
- a CDS encoding response regulator, translated as MPRVLLLDDDASLLRALSRQLNEYGFDVTTSISAAEATAILGSTKIDALVCDNEMPGTTGFQFLAGIRTRFPDVKRFMLSGTILDRNAERAVAELGVTRVFHKPCDSQTLCAAIEASMNLTASPAPDAVI; from the coding sequence ATGCCACGTGTACTTTTACTTGATGATGATGCGTCACTCCTGCGAGCGTTGTCGCGTCAACTCAACGAGTACGGATTCGACGTCACGACGTCGATCTCTGCGGCAGAAGCGACCGCAATATTGGGCAGCACGAAGATTGATGCCCTTGTGTGCGACAACGAAATGCCCGGCACAACAGGCTTTCAGTTTCTTGCAGGAATACGAACCCGATTCCCAGACGTTAAACGCTTTATGCTGAGCGGTACGATCCTGGATCGAAACGCAGAACGCGCTGTCGCTGAACTCGGAGTAACTCGGGTCTTTCACAAACCCTGCGACTCTCAAACACTCTGTGCTGCTATCGAAGCCAGCATGAATCTGACAGCTAGCCCAGCTCCAGATGCGGTGATCTAA
- a CDS encoding response regulator, translated as MNVLFVDDEPQVLRALERMLDAADVEWEAEFANDATEALEMLANEDFDAIITDMRMPGMDGAELLHEVSKLYPHIVRIVLSGQANKEAVLRAVQPMHQYLSKPCDAETLKSTISRACAMRDTLNSESLRKTITNLPGLPSIPSVYAELNAAIQSEDFALTDVGRIIEKDMAMSAKILQLVNSAAFGMGKQVHSPGQAACMLGVDVIKALVLTTGVFTEFVDDSRSEFSLETLMTHSLNVANFAKQIARAEGMAGGDVNDAYTAGMLHDVGKLILATSDTEAYSRILQTAASNHTSLWEAEHEFLNTDHAAVGAYLLNLWGLPQSIIEVVSLHHRPEQAEEKSLSVLSVVWAANEVANGADDQELSEYLATIECEGKIASWRDLCLSQEE; from the coding sequence ATGAACGTCTTATTCGTCGATGATGAACCCCAGGTGCTGCGTGCCCTGGAAAGAATGCTGGATGCTGCCGACGTTGAGTGGGAGGCGGAATTCGCAAATGACGCAACAGAAGCGTTAGAGATGCTGGCAAACGAAGACTTCGATGCCATTATCACGGACATGCGAATGCCCGGAATGGACGGTGCGGAGCTGCTGCACGAAGTCAGCAAACTCTATCCCCACATTGTGCGAATTGTGCTTTCCGGCCAAGCCAACAAGGAAGCCGTCCTTCGCGCAGTGCAACCGATGCACCAATATCTTTCTAAGCCGTGCGATGCCGAGACTCTGAAATCAACGATATCGCGAGCCTGCGCGATGCGCGACACCCTAAATTCGGAAAGCCTCAGGAAGACGATAACTAATCTCCCGGGACTGCCGAGCATCCCGTCAGTCTACGCAGAACTAAACGCAGCGATTCAGTCTGAAGACTTTGCCTTAACGGACGTCGGCCGCATCATCGAAAAGGACATGGCGATGTCCGCCAAGATTCTGCAGTTGGTCAATTCTGCGGCCTTTGGCATGGGAAAGCAGGTACATTCGCCGGGGCAGGCCGCTTGTATGCTGGGTGTCGATGTTATTAAGGCTCTGGTCCTGACGACCGGTGTTTTCACAGAATTCGTTGATGATTCAAGAAGCGAATTTTCGCTGGAAACACTAATGACTCATAGTCTGAACGTTGCCAACTTCGCTAAGCAAATTGCACGAGCGGAGGGCATGGCAGGCGGTGATGTCAACGACGCCTACACTGCGGGCATGCTTCATGACGTGGGAAAGCTGATTCTTGCAACTTCAGACACCGAAGCATACAGCCGGATCCTTCAGACAGCCGCCTCAAATCACACTTCGCTGTGGGAAGCAGAACATGAATTTCTTAACACCGATCATGCGGCTGTTGGCGCTTACCTGTTGAATTTGTGGGGGCTGCCGCAGTCAATTATTGAGGTTGTGTCCCTGCACCATCGTCCTGAACAGGCCGAAGAAAAATCCCTGTCTGTTTTATCCGTTGTGTGGGCTGCCAACGAAGTCGCCAATGGGGCAGATGACCAGGAGTTGTCCGAGTATCTGGCAACGATTGAATGCGAAGGCAAGATTGCCAGTTGGCGTGACCTTTGCCTAAGTCAGGAGGAGTAA